From the Borrelia puertoricensis genome, one window contains:
- a CDS encoding DNA/RNA non-specific endonuclease, whose translation MKKRLKILFCFYILILLVFLFLYHNPKILKNIKEIASNYLSKIKDKIYVPEIPTELKEEYLLPKGYLTTQVIHKKYYSLGYAESARQSEWVAYQLKKEMVELALTLLKEKKITRSKNFFEDQDIKGIAPKLSDYLKSGYDRGHIVSSADMSFSKDAMLDTYFLSNISPQQREFNSGIWLKLEQLVRKWAILKEKIYIVSSGILTENKGFIGKNKILVPKNFYKIILSLNNNKFYDILAFIIPNEKAKDSELRNYVVNVNLIEEKTKIDFFAKLDAEIKKIIKMKKDIRSWKFK comes from the coding sequence ATGAAAAAAAGACTAAAAATTTTATTCTGTTTTTACATATTAATCTTACTGGTTTTTTTATTCTTATATCACAATCCTAAAATCTTAAAAAACATAAAAGAAATAGCTTCCAATTATTTAAGCAAAATCAAAGATAAAATTTACGTACCTGAAATCCCAACTGAATTAAAAGAAGAATACCTCTTACCAAAAGGATATCTTACTACCCAAGTGATACATAAAAAATACTATTCTTTAGGGTATGCTGAGAGTGCAAGACAATCAGAATGGGTAGCTTACCAATTAAAAAAAGAAATGGTTGAATTAGCTTTAACCTTGCTTAAAGAAAAAAAAATAACGAGAAGTAAAAATTTTTTTGAAGACCAAGATATTAAGGGAATTGCTCCCAAACTAAGTGATTACCTAAAAAGCGGATATGATAGAGGGCATATTGTCAGTTCTGCTGATATGTCTTTTTCCAAGGATGCAATGCTAGATACCTATTTTCTCTCAAACATATCTCCTCAACAAAGGGAATTCAACTCAGGAATCTGGCTCAAACTTGAACAATTAGTTAGAAAATGGGCTATCTTAAAAGAAAAGATTTATATTGTTAGTTCAGGAATTTTAACAGAAAATAAAGGATTTATTGGAAAGAATAAAATTTTAGTCCCAAAAAATTTTTATAAAATAATACTATCATTAAACAATAACAAATTTTATGATATATTGGCTTTTATTATTCCAAATGAAAAGGCCAAAGACTCAGAACTCAGAAATTACGTTGTAAACGTTAATTTAATTGAAGAAAAAACTAAAATAGATTTCTTTGCAAAACTTGATGCTGAAATAAAAAAAATAATTAAAATGAAAAAAGACATACGTTCTTGGAAATTCAAATGA
- a CDS encoding diacylglycerol/polyprenol kinase family protein yields MFDQVFHNENIKYELYRKFFHISTLLFLLFYRLNFWIGLVSSLFFMFAYLILEIFRIMEINLFFLRGISEIIIKSREVASYKISLSPIFLVVSIFCTYFLIDKPFSYIGIFSACLGDGLASLVGKLIPSFKLVNNKTFSGSVAVFLVAFIVCYYFFPNFIIASIVGMGAVLVELFDCERYDNLFLPVGVATLSFVLIA; encoded by the coding sequence ATGTTTGATCAAGTTTTTCATAACGAAAATATTAAATATGAGCTTTATAGAAAATTTTTTCATATTTCTACTTTATTATTTTTATTGTTTTATAGGTTAAATTTTTGGATAGGTCTTGTATCTAGTCTATTTTTTATGTTTGCATATTTAATTTTGGAAATATTTAGAATTATGGAAATAAATTTATTTTTTTTAAGAGGTATATCAGAAATAATAATAAAGTCTAGAGAGGTAGCTTCATACAAAATATCTCTCTCGCCAATATTTTTGGTAGTGAGTATTTTTTGTACTTATTTTCTTATAGATAAGCCTTTTAGTTATATTGGGATATTTTCTGCATGTCTTGGAGATGGTCTTGCAAGTCTTGTTGGTAAACTAATTCCATCTTTTAAACTTGTAAATAATAAAACATTCTCAGGTAGTGTTGCTGTTTTTTTGGTTGCTTTTATTGTTTGTTATTATTTTTTTCCGAATTTTATAATAGCATCAATTGTTGGGATGGGAGCTGTGCTTGTTGAGCTTTTTGATTGTGAAAGATACGATAATTTATTTTTGCCTGTAGGTGTAGCGACTTTATCTTTTGTATTGATTGCTTAA
- a CDS encoding peptidylprolyl isomerase produces MKKKGIFASIDTNKGNIEIELYYKIAPLTVMNFIGLSEGTIKNSVTSQPYFENIIFHRVVDEFVIQTGDPTGTGTGGPGYVFPDELNKNLSHNEPGIVSMANSGPDTNGSQFFITLADNLTYLDLKHSIFGKVVAGMDTVRNIRQGDKIEQVRIIRVGEDAKAFKVDNEEFLKLKESYEAKKTAEVKKYMAFQLEIIDKDYKDFQKDKNGILYKINKQGNGKNVKSGNTIKVDYEGFLLSGVKFDSSIDRGKPIEFVVGSGQVIEGWDVMLSDMCEGEERIVIIPPNLAYGERSIGDFIKANSFLKFNIILRKIN; encoded by the coding sequence GTGAAAAAAAAAGGAATATTTGCATCAATTGATACAAATAAAGGAAATATAGAGATTGAACTTTACTATAAAATTGCACCTCTAACAGTCATGAATTTTATTGGTCTTAGTGAAGGTACTATTAAAAATTCTGTTACAAGTCAGCCTTATTTTGAAAATATTATTTTTCATAGGGTTGTTGATGAATTTGTTATTCAGACAGGAGATCCTACCGGAACGGGTACTGGAGGTCCTGGTTATGTTTTTCCCGATGAATTAAACAAAAATTTGAGTCATAATGAACCAGGAATTGTTTCTATGGCTAATTCAGGTCCTGATACCAATGGGAGTCAGTTTTTTATTACTCTTGCAGATAATCTTACTTATCTTGATCTTAAGCATTCAATTTTTGGTAAGGTAGTTGCGGGAATGGATACGGTTCGTAATATACGTCAAGGAGATAAAATAGAGCAAGTAAGGATTATTCGTGTTGGTGAGGATGCAAAAGCTTTTAAAGTTGACAATGAAGAATTTTTAAAATTAAAAGAAAGTTATGAGGCAAAGAAGACTGCTGAGGTTAAAAAATACATGGCTTTTCAGCTTGAAATAATTGACAAAGATTACAAAGATTTTCAAAAGGATAAAAATGGTATCTTATATAAGATAAATAAACAAGGAAATGGCAAAAATGTTAAAAGTGGCAATACTATCAAAGTAGATTATGAGGGATTTTTACTAAGTGGAGTAAAATTTGACAGTTCAATTGACAGAGGCAAGCCAATAGAGTTTGTGGTTGGGAGTGGTCAAGTGATTGAAGGTTGGGACGTAATGTTGTCAGATATGTGCGAGGGAGAGGAGAGAATAGTAATAATTCCACCAAATCTTGCTTATGGAGAGAGAAGTATTGGTGACTTTATAAAAGCAAATTCTTTTTTGAAGTTTAATATTATTTTAAGGAAAATTAATTAA
- a CDS encoding CheR family methyltransferase, whose protein sequence is MLNINNELLLKFCNFIYENSGIRFDEKNKVVLKGRINDAIHELENINTPEQLYDLINSDKFQKEYFLDLVTTNLTRFFRNEAHFATFERFIIPNLINIKTQEGKNRIIIWAAGCSTGEEPYSLAFVLKHNLPKNFDFIIIASDLSLKSLMIAKEGYYSVKKCEHIPIQYKTYIKPHMDGYKVIDDIKKHIRFDYHNLNFESGFSDIDVIFCRNVLIYFDEKSKIRVLKKFYSSMAMQSYLFIGHSESLFGLNLPFKFLRTPWAIIYEKDDKDVSKKKFLFKNKYKL, encoded by the coding sequence ATGTTAAATATTAATAATGAACTCCTTCTGAAATTCTGCAATTTTATATATGAAAATAGCGGAATTAGATTTGATGAAAAAAATAAAGTTGTATTAAAAGGACGAATTAATGATGCAATACATGAACTTGAAAATATCAATACTCCAGAACAATTATATGACTTAATAAATTCGGACAAATTTCAAAAAGAATATTTCTTAGATCTAGTTACTACTAATCTAACACGATTCTTTAGAAATGAAGCTCATTTTGCAACTTTTGAAAGATTTATAATTCCAAACTTAATAAACATTAAAACTCAAGAGGGCAAAAATAGAATTATTATATGGGCTGCTGGATGCTCAACTGGAGAAGAACCGTATTCACTGGCATTTGTTCTTAAACACAATCTTCCAAAGAATTTTGACTTTATTATTATTGCCTCCGATTTAAGTTTAAAATCTCTAATGATAGCAAAAGAAGGATACTATTCTGTAAAAAAATGCGAACATATCCCAATACAATATAAAACATATATCAAACCTCACATGGATGGTTACAAGGTAATAGATGATATAAAAAAACACATACGATTTGACTATCATAACTTAAATTTTGAAAGTGGCTTTTCAGACATAGACGTTATTTTTTGCCGAAATGTACTCATATATTTTGATGAAAAATCTAAAATAAGGGTCTTAAAAAAATTTTATTCCTCTATGGCTATGCAAAGTTATTTATTTATCGGTCATTCAGAATCCCTTTTTGGTCTCAATCTTCCTTTTAAATTTTTAAGAACACCTTGGGCCATAATATATGAAAAGGATGATAAGGATGTTTCCAAAAAAAAGTTTCTGTTCAAAAACAAATACAAATTATAA
- a CDS encoding chemotaxis protein CheB: MQTKIYVLVIETSSVNRKTISDIINSSLKLEIIATAANTDFALKKLKKHPDVILLSLEEETIKEITFIKKKKNINNTLPVIILSSNKDIAKNAILKGADDFIIKTDDKLESIKDKIIDLLSIYGNKTIKKKIITDTNFKFKTNQYLINNKVNEENSNITKATDKNENTNLNQEKIIDEKDLKKLKNRKFEIVVIGISTGGPAALKTILPEIPKNFPVPIIIVQHMPKGFTTEFAKSLNNICNLIVKETSNKEILKKGFIYISSGGYHTRINKINENYQIEVFDAENVNGHKPSIGVLFKSISENVKDKAIALIMTGMGSDGSREIGEIKKAGGLTIAQDEKSSVVFGMPKIAIEENNIDYIVSISHVVKLLKAILLDG, translated from the coding sequence ATGCAAACAAAAATTTATGTACTCGTCATTGAAACTTCTTCTGTTAATAGAAAGACTATATCAGACATTATAAATTCATCTTTAAAGCTTGAAATTATTGCAACTGCAGCCAACACAGACTTCGCCCTTAAAAAACTTAAAAAACATCCAGATGTAATATTACTCAGTTTAGAAGAAGAAACAATCAAAGAAATTACTTTCATAAAAAAAAAGAAAAATATAAACAACACGCTCCCTGTTATTATCCTCTCATCAAACAAAGACATAGCAAAAAATGCTATCTTAAAAGGTGCTGATGACTTTATAATAAAAACTGATGACAAATTAGAAAGCATAAAAGATAAAATTATTGATTTACTCTCAATTTACGGAAATAAAACCATAAAAAAAAAAATCATAACTGACACCAATTTCAAATTCAAAACAAATCAATATTTGATAAATAATAAAGTCAATGAAGAAAATTCAAATATAACAAAAGCAACAGATAAAAATGAAAATACAAACCTTAATCAAGAAAAAATAATAGATGAAAAAGATTTAAAAAAACTTAAAAACAGAAAATTTGAAATAGTTGTTATTGGAATATCTACAGGAGGCCCTGCGGCACTAAAGACAATACTACCAGAAATTCCTAAAAATTTTCCTGTCCCAATAATAATTGTCCAACACATGCCAAAAGGATTTACAACCGAATTCGCAAAAAGTCTCAACAATATCTGCAATTTAATTGTCAAAGAAACAAGTAATAAAGAAATACTTAAAAAAGGATTCATATACATAAGTTCTGGGGGATACCATACAAGAATTAATAAAATAAACGAAAACTATCAAATAGAAGTCTTCGATGCTGAGAATGTAAATGGACACAAACCTTCTATAGGAGTACTCTTTAAATCAATATCAGAAAATGTGAAAGACAAAGCAATAGCTTTAATAATGACTGGAATGGGAAGTGATGGCTCTAGAGAAATTGGAGAGATTAAAAAAGCTGGCGGACTAACTATTGCACAAGATGAGAAAAGTTCAGTGGTTTTTGGAATGCCCAAAATAGCAATAGAAGAAAATAATATAGACTATATAGTTTCAATAAGTCATGTGGTAAAATTATTAAAAGCCATTCTTCTTGATGGTTAA
- a CDS encoding TraB/GumN family protein, with product MDIKKENTEDCFLHVSTLDTDYDKIYVLGTAHVSKKSSQDTSTLIETLKPDFIAVELDEARYHAILNTDENEKWRNLDIYKVIKQGKAFLLIVQIILSNFQKKLAKEQGINPGEEMKTAILKAKEHNIPLILADRKVETTLKRAWNCVPTFEKVKIISSLFSFSDIKVTQDEIEKLKEQDVLSNMMEELAKEIPTVKKVLIDERDEFIASKILEGSGTILAVVGAGHVKGIIANLKEIKENKKIVNVDNLNAIPKNSFSVSKLISYFIAISIVILMASSFYFKGFDFAYKNLEFWIICNSLFAGLAALLLKANIITIITASIGAPIFSLIPFIGTGMVAGLVEAYINKPKIKDFEKLQEDLANIKGYFKNKVTKILLIVFFVNIGSAIGTIVGFKFLLNIFS from the coding sequence TTGGATATCAAAAAAGAGAATACTGAAGATTGTTTTTTACACGTTAGCACTCTTGACACAGACTATGACAAAATATATGTACTAGGAACAGCACATGTATCAAAAAAAAGCTCACAAGACACATCTACCTTAATTGAAACATTAAAGCCGGATTTTATTGCCGTTGAACTTGATGAGGCTCGTTATCACGCAATTCTAAATACAGATGAAAACGAAAAATGGCGCAACTTAGACATATATAAAGTAATAAAACAAGGAAAAGCATTTTTATTAATAGTACAAATCATTTTAAGTAATTTTCAAAAAAAATTAGCAAAAGAACAAGGAATTAATCCCGGAGAAGAGATGAAAACGGCTATTTTAAAAGCTAAAGAGCACAACATACCGTTAATACTTGCGGACAGAAAAGTTGAGACAACTCTAAAGAGAGCATGGAACTGTGTCCCAACTTTTGAAAAAGTCAAAATAATATCAAGCCTGTTTTCATTCTCAGACATAAAAGTCACACAAGATGAAATTGAAAAACTCAAAGAACAAGATGTTCTATCAAATATGATGGAAGAACTTGCAAAAGAAATTCCTACTGTAAAAAAAGTTTTAATTGATGAAAGAGATGAATTTATAGCAAGTAAAATACTTGAAGGTTCAGGAACAATTCTTGCAGTTGTTGGAGCTGGTCATGTGAAGGGCATAATAGCAAATTTAAAAGAGATTAAAGAAAACAAAAAGATTGTCAATGTTGACAATCTCAATGCCATACCTAAAAATAGTTTCTCAGTGAGTAAATTAATATCTTACTTTATAGCAATCTCAATTGTCATACTAATGGCAAGTTCATTCTACTTTAAAGGCTTTGATTTTGCATACAAAAATTTAGAGTTTTGGATAATATGTAACTCTTTATTTGCAGGTCTTGCTGCTCTTTTACTAAAAGCCAATATTATAACAATAATAACAGCATCAATTGGTGCTCCAATATTTTCTCTAATTCCATTTATTGGAACAGGTATGGTTGCGGGTCTTGTTGAAGCTTACATAAATAAACCAAAAATAAAAGATTTTGAAAAACTACAAGAAGATTTGGCAAACATAAAAGGATATTTTAAGAACAAAGTTACAAAAATTTTATTAATAGTATTTTTCGTAAACATTGGGTCTGCAATTGGAACAATTGTTGGATTTAAATTCTTGTTAAATATCTTTAGCTAA
- a CDS encoding adenylate kinase encodes MKLVFLGPPGSGKGTIAKILSSKLNYYHISTGDLFRANISNVTPLGKEIKQIVENGQLVPDSITIKIVEDKINTLANKDNFILDGFPRNINQAKALDTFLQNIQIINFLLDEAILIKRLSGRRICQSCGGIFNIYTLPTKEKDICDLCKGTLYQRKDDVEESLKIRLKEYHLQTKPLIDFYSKSNRLNNINASKNIDGVEKSLIEIISKY; translated from the coding sequence ATGAAACTTGTTTTTTTAGGACCTCCGGGCTCTGGAAAAGGCACAATTGCCAAGATCCTATCAAGCAAACTAAATTATTATCATATTTCAACAGGAGACCTATTTAGAGCAAATATATCAAATGTTACACCTCTTGGTAAGGAAATCAAACAAATAGTTGAGAATGGACAATTAGTACCCGACTCAATTACAATCAAAATTGTTGAAGATAAAATCAATACCCTTGCAAATAAGGATAATTTTATTCTTGATGGATTTCCTAGAAACATCAATCAAGCTAAAGCTCTAGATACGTTCTTGCAAAATATTCAAATAATAAACTTTTTACTTGATGAAGCGATACTAATAAAAAGGCTTTCTGGAAGAAGAATATGCCAATCCTGCGGCGGAATATTTAACATATATACACTTCCTACAAAAGAAAAGGACATTTGTGATCTTTGCAAAGGAACCCTTTACCAACGAAAAGATGACGTAGAAGAGTCTTTAAAAATCAGACTTAAAGAATATCATTTACAGACAAAACCTCTAATAGATTTTTACTCAAAAAGCAACAGACTTAATAATATAAATGCATCAAAGAATATTGATGGAGTAGAAAAAAGCTTAATAGAAATAATATCAAAGTATTAA
- a CDS encoding GGDEF domain-containing response regulator, giving the protein MTQSMILDNFEEFSVEPQKLLLVDDTPTNLDLLIDILQHKYEIRVALNGFDALKQVEIASPDLILLDVLLPDVSGYEVCKRLKNDPETKDIPVIFISSSDSTDAQLEGFSVGGVDYILKPFNGRVIDARIKTHLELKRLRDYFKNLARIDGLTQIPNRRFFTDKFAKSWMQALEHKKNVIVGMLDIDYFKKYNDNYGHTNGDECLRLIAKSLNKIAIKYKIDIARYGGEEFILFSVNKSLNEMIKIVSVLIEDIRNLEIVHEYSNISNFVTVSIGLAEQIPHDSNFTNIIKLADDKLYEAKLSGRNKCKC; this is encoded by the coding sequence ATGACTCAAAGTATGATTTTGGATAATTTTGAGGAATTTTCAGTTGAACCTCAGAAATTGCTACTTGTGGATGATACACCCACAAATTTGGATCTATTAATAGATATATTGCAACATAAGTATGAGATTAGGGTTGCATTAAATGGGTTTGATGCTTTAAAACAGGTTGAGATTGCTAGTCCTGATTTGATCCTTCTTGATGTATTGCTTCCAGATGTTAGCGGTTATGAGGTTTGTAAAAGGCTTAAAAATGATCCTGAGACTAAAGATATTCCTGTAATCTTTATCAGTTCAAGCGATTCTACCGATGCTCAACTTGAAGGTTTTAGTGTCGGTGGGGTGGATTATATTTTAAAACCTTTTAATGGCAGGGTAATTGATGCAAGAATTAAAACTCATCTTGAGCTTAAAAGACTTAGGGATTATTTTAAGAATCTTGCAAGAATTGATGGTCTAACTCAAATTCCTAATAGAAGGTTTTTTACAGATAAGTTTGCTAAGTCTTGGATGCAAGCTTTGGAGCATAAAAAGAACGTCATTGTGGGAATGTTAGATATTGATTATTTTAAAAAATATAATGATAACTATGGACATACTAATGGTGATGAATGTCTTAGGTTAATTGCAAAGAGTTTAAATAAAATTGCCATTAAATATAAGATAGATATTGCTCGTTATGGTGGTGAGGAATTTATTTTATTTTCTGTAAATAAGAGCTTGAATGAAATGATTAAGATTGTTAGTGTTTTAATTGAAGATATTAGGAATTTGGAAATAGTTCATGAGTACAGTAATATTTCTAATTTTGTTACAGTTTCAATTGGTCTTGCTGAACAAATTCCTCATGATTCCAATTTCACCAACATTATTAAACTTGCTGATGACAAATTATATGAAGCCAAGCTCTCTGGTCGCAATAAATGTAAGTGTTAA